In Luteitalea sp., the following proteins share a genomic window:
- a CDS encoding type II toxin-antitoxin system prevent-host-death family antitoxin, with protein MRTAGIREARQRLTDLLDDVKKGREVLITDRGRPVARLAPVERRRPFPDLTRVRQAFRGADPALSQAVLEGREDRL; from the coding sequence ATGCGTACAGCTGGTATCCGCGAAGCGCGTCAGCGCCTCACCGATCTCCTCGACGACGTGAAGAAGGGGCGGGAAGTGTTGATTACTGACCGCGGTCGGCCGGTCGCTCGATTGGCGCCTGTTGAGCGACGTCGTCCGTTCCCCGATCTGACCCGCGTGCGGCAGGCGTTCCGCGGGGCTGATCCCGCCTTGTCCCAGGCAGTTCTCGAAGGACGGGAAGACCGCCTGTGA
- a CDS encoding PIN domain-containing protein, which translates to MSADTERWAEPIYLDASALVKLFVPEAESDELNRSLDGLTDVIVSDLALTETASAVARRTREQLLTREEAQRLYREASKLHESLHRAELTPPIHRRAERLMLSLTIPLRALDALHLATALDAEAATVVSFDPRLRDAAASQGLFVAPTLD; encoded by the coding sequence GTGAGTGCTGATACCGAGCGATGGGCGGAGCCGATCTACCTAGACGCGAGTGCGCTGGTCAAATTGTTCGTCCCGGAAGCGGAAAGCGACGAGCTCAACCGGAGCCTTGACGGTCTGACCGACGTGATCGTTTCGGACCTGGCATTAACAGAGACGGCCTCTGCAGTCGCGCGTCGCACCCGCGAACAGCTTCTGACACGAGAAGAGGCGCAGCGCCTGTATCGGGAAGCGTCGAAGTTGCACGAATCATTGCACCGCGCGGAGCTGACGCCGCCGATTCATCGTCGCGCCGAACGGTTGATGCTGTCCCTCACGATTCCTCTCCGAGCACTCGATGCGCTCCACCTCGCAACGGCGCTCGACGCCGAAGCAGCCACGGTGGTGTCGTTCGATCCACGTTTGCGCGATGCGGCCGCGTCTCAAGGACTCTTCGTCGCACCCACGCTGGACTGA